The Oryza glaberrima chromosome 9, OglaRS2, whole genome shotgun sequence genome includes a window with the following:
- the LOC127783584 gene encoding delta(14)-sterol reductase-like, with protein MDAAAVAASLVPSWSAVLVLFSYLGYLAAAGAVLPGKLVPGAVLPDSSRLHYRCNGLLSLLLLLVLSALGVYMGWMSPTVIADRGIELLSTTFIFSVIVTFLLYYSGLRSHHKSSSLKPHITGNFIQDWWLGVQLNPHFMGVDLKFFFVRAGMMAWLFINLSLFAKSYLAGSANLSVILYQFFCAWYIVDYFVHEEFMTSTWDIIAERLGFMLVFGDLVFIPFTFTIQGWWLLRNKVELSLLAAVVNCFIFVIGYLVFRGANKQKHIFKKNPKALIWGKPPKLVGGKLLVSGYWGIARHCNYLGDILLALSFSLPCGTSSVIPYFYPTYLFILLIWRERRDEARCSEKYKEIWVEYCKLVPWRIFPYVY; from the exons atggacgccgccgcagtcgccgcctCGCTGGTGCCCTCGTGGAGCGCG GTGTTGGTGCTCTTCTCCTACCTAGgctacctcgccgccgccggcgccgtcctccCCGGCAAGCTCGTCCCCGGAGCCGTCCTCCCGGACTCGTCCCGCCTCCACTACCGCTGCAAcg GTTTGCTCTCGCTCCTCCTCTTGCTGGTGCTCTCCGCGCTCGGTGTCTACATGGGATGGATGTCCCCTACG GTCATTGCTGACCGTGGAATCGAGCTGTTGTCTACAACCTTCATTTTTAGTGTTATT GTTACCTTCTTACTGTATTATTCAGGATTAAGGTCCCATCATAAAAGTTCTTCCTTGAAACCGCATATCACTGGGAACTTCATACAAGATTG GTGGTTGGGAGTGCAGCTCAATCCTCATTTCATGGGAGTTGACCTCAA GTTCTTTTTTGTGAGAGCTGGGATGATGGCATGGTTATTTATCAACCTATCTTTGTTTGCAAAGAGCTACCTAGCTGGTTCAGCCAATCTTTCAGTCATTCTCTACCAATTCTTTTGTGCG TGGTATATTGTAGATTACTTCGTTCATGAAGAATTCATGACTTCAAC ATGGGACATTATTGCGGAAAGGCTGGGTTTCATGCTGGTCTTTGGTGATCTAGTGTTCATTCCATTTACCTTCACCATTCAG GGATGGTGGCTTTTGAGAAACAAAGTGGAGCTGTCCCTTTTGGCTGCTGTAGTTAACTGCTTCATTTTCGTTATTGG CTATCTTGTGTTCAGAGGAGCcaacaaacaaaaacatatCTTCAAGAAGAACCCTAAAGCTCTTATTTGGGGTAAACCTCCCAAACTTGTCGGGGGGAAGCTACTTGTATCTGGCTACTG GGGAATTGCAAGGCACTGCAATTATCTTGGGGATATACTGCTAGCTCTTTCATTTAGCTTACCCTGTGGAACCAG TTCGGTGATCCCATACTTCTACCCAACATACCTGTTCATTTTGCTGATATGGAGGGAACGAAGGGACGAAGCAAGGTGCTCAGAGAAGTACAAGGAGATCTGGGTAGAATATTGCAAGCTTGTGCCTTGGAGGATCTTTCCTTACGTGTATTAA
- the LOC127783582 gene encoding arogenate dehydratase 3-like — protein sequence METSPAPRPAHIPRSTAVRPPCATPFSRAHWHTTCAAIRRVPRVNGDSNSSIKPALADHAAPPLDLDLLPVSNLPRPLTITDLSPAPMHGSQLRVAYQGVPGAYSEAAAAKAYPSCDAIPCDQFEVAFQAVELWIADRAVLPVENSLGGSIHRNYDLLLRHRLHIVGEVQLPVHHCLLALPGVRRDLLTRVISHPQALAQCELTLNAMGLNVAREAFDDTAAAAEHVAAAGLRDTAAIASSRAAELYGLQVLADGIQDDAGNVTRFVMLAREPIIPRTDRPFKTSIVFAHDREGTSVLFKVLSAFAFRDISLTKIESRPHRHRPIRLVDDANVGTAKHFEYMFYIDFQASMAEVRAQNALSEIQEFTSFLRVLGSYPMDMTPWEYSSSSSPSPAPGGDTSR from the coding sequence ATGGAAacctcgcccgcgccgcgccccgcCCACATCCCCAGATCCACGGCCGTCCGCCCGCCGTGCGCCACCCCTTTCTCCCGCGCCCACTGGCACACCACCTGCGCCGCCATCCGCCGAGTGCCGCGGGTGAACGGCGACAGCAACAGTAGCATCAAGCCCGCCCTCGCCgaccacgccgcgccgccgctcgaccTGGATCTGCTCCCCGTCTCCAACCTCCCTCGCCCGCTCACCATCACCGACCTCTCCCCCGCGCCCATGCACGGCAGCCAGCTTCGCGTCGCCTACCAGGGTGTCCCGGGGGCATAcagcgaggccgccgccgccaaggcctACCCCTCCTGCGACGCCATCCCCTGCGACCAGTTCGAGGTGGCCTTCCAGGCCGTGGAGCTCTGGATCGCCGACCGCGCCGTCCTCCCCGTCGAGAACTCCCTCGGCGGCAGCATCCACCGCAActacgacctcctcctccgccaccgcctccacatcGTCGGCGAGGTCCAGCTCCCCGTCCACCACTGCCTCCTCGCGCTCCCGGGCGTCCGCAGGGACCTCCTCACCCGCGTCATCTCCCACCCGCAGGCGCTCGCCCAGTGCGAGCTCACCCTCAACGCCATGGGCCTCAACGTCGCCCGCGAGGCCTTcgacgacaccgccgccgccgccgagcacgtcgccgccgcggggctccgcgacaccgccgccatcgcgtcctcccgcgccgccgagctGTACGGGCTCCAGGTGCTCGCGGACGGCATCCAGGACGACGCCGGGAACGTGACGCGGTTCGTGATGCTGGCGCGGGAGCCCATCATCCCGCGAACGGACCGGCCATTCAAGACGAGCATCGTGTTCGCGCACGACAGGGAGGGCACGTCGGTGCTCTTCAAGGTGCTGTCGGCCTTCGCGTTCCGGGACATCAGCCTCACCAAGATCGAGAGCCGCccacaccgccaccgccccatcCGGCTCGTCGACGACGCCAACGTCGGCACGGCCAAGCACTTCGAGTACATGTTCTACATCGACTTCCAGGCGTCCATGGCGGAGGTCAGGGCGCAGAACGCGCTGTCGGAGATACAGGAGTTCACCTCCTTCCTCCGGGTGCTCGGCAGCTACCCCATGGACATGACGCCATGGGAGTATTCCTCCTCATCGTCACCATCACCGGCGCCCGGCGGCGACACCAGCAGATAA